GTTTTATTCATGTTTTCCCCTTCCTCTCCCCTCGCGAAAACAAAGAAACCAGTCGAGCACTCAATGGAACGCGCAGACTGGTCTTGGCAGGATGGACGTAGTTTTCCTTCACGGACGTGCGATCAACCGCAGCAGCATATCGACTTCTGGAAGGCGATACCCGCCGATTCCTTGAGCATTCACTACCATGAGACCCGAGAGAACAGATAAATAGGAGGAAATCAGCTCCTCTGGATTCCCATCGACGATCTCGCCTGCTTGCTGGCCATCTCGGAATAAGGGCAACAAGCGCTCGATGAACGCATCCATATCATTTTGATCAATGAGCTCCTTCACTTTTTCCGGTACACCCTCCGACGTTCGTGCGTGATGGATCAGCATAAAATAGGGCGTGCCACTTTCGTCAAGTATCTCCATTGTCAATGCTCTGATTTTTTCGATGGGAGATCCCGGCAGATCATAGATGCTGCTCATGGCCTCTTCTGCTCCCACCATGGCATCCTCAACGAGCATCGTGAACAGCTCTTCTTTGGACGTAAAGTAATGGTAAAGCAGACCATGACTGATACCGGCTTCAGCCGCGATCATGCTCATTTTTGTCCCGATGATTCCACGGCGGGCAAATACTTTGATAGCTGCCACTATGATTTGATCTCTTCTTTCATCGCGAATCTGGTGCAATTGTTCCTCGTTTAAAGGCGCCAATGAATGGTTCACTCCTTGAAAGGGATGATTTCTTCCAATACCTCCGCCAATGGCCGACCGGATTCCCCCGATAATTCCGCAAGTAAGTATTGTCCTTCCTCACTTGCGTTGAGAATATCCGCTACCATTTGCGGATTGAAGATCGCACGTGGCGAATGATATAACGTATTGACTGTCCAGTATAATCCATAAAGCTGAAAATTTTTCTTGGTCGTCGCCTCTTTCAGCAACATATTCATGACCTTGCTGCCAAAAGTAATCCCCTGTAAAGGTTCGGACGCAGCGTACGTGACACCTTCCCACTGTAAATCGGCAGCGCAATTCAACCACCAAGCCGGTTCAATCACATCTTGCAAGTGACGCAGTACACGCAGCTCGAATCCAGCTTTGGGGTGATTTCGCTGTTCTCGCAAGCAGGAATCCAGCTTTTCTGCTTCGATGGCAGCTACTGTCATTCCCTGACCG
This is a stretch of genomic DNA from Brevibacillus choshinensis. It encodes these proteins:
- a CDS encoding TetR/AcrR family transcriptional regulator codes for the protein MAPLNEEQLHQIRDERRDQIIVAAIKVFARRGIIGTKMSMIAAEAGISHGLLYHYFTSKEELFTMLVEDAMVGAEEAMSSIYDLPGSPIEKIRALTMEILDESGTPYFMLIHHARTSEGVPEKVKELIDQNDMDAFIERLLPLFRDGQQAGEIVDGNPEELISSYLSVLSGLMVVNAQGIGGYRLPEVDMLLRLIARP